Proteins from a single region of Geothrix sp. PMB-07:
- a CDS encoding glycosyltransferase family 39 protein has translation MMLENPKGDMITEPSQSVCKQHHSVGRVIYLSPAILITLAIVVLTIAAYIQVVKFDFVTFDDPVYVTRNTSIQSGLSWKSIKYAFTSGDDGSYLPLVWLSHATCFSVFKMWAGGHHLVSLLLHVANSILLFGFLRRLTKSQWPSAGVAFLFALHPLHVESVAWVSERKDVLSTFFWILTSWAYLRYTDHANWRRYGLVLILFVLGLLSKSMLVTLPLTLLLFDAWPLGRIEWAGFRPIMKSKVFYKLVLEKIPLMILSCITALVTFVIQRRIGAMVEFGGWSLRARLFNAVMTIFKYLTQMVWPWNLSAFYPMSLANIPAWRVAGVVSFLLIVTLISIFQFRRRPYLIVGWLWYLITLLPVVGIVQVGGQAHADRYTYIPLIGVFIMICWLVEESIERLKIPRLLTLATGAAFMGTMLTLTAAQTAVWRDNVTLFKNALSMDVDNPVALINIGDEYLKRDQVQNAYAAYIKALKFSPTLYLSHYRVGYALDLLGRNDDALYYYNNASRLKPDFMGACQKHGHLLTRMGRYEEAAPFVERILHLPDVGGTGSDPVNPVTSQIDWAMILRSRDHRPEAMAILQGVLKRAPDSFEARLVLSRLLSESGYQMEALKQLESAPALTGRDPELLFRLGLAFLSMKRVDEAERAFNHLKEVNPQSPLLEQAFLELEKARHLN, from the coding sequence ATGATGCTTGAAAACCCTAAAGGCGACATGATCACTGAGCCAAGTCAGTCCGTTTGTAAACAACACCATTCTGTTGGTAGAGTGATATATTTATCTCCTGCAATCTTGATTACGCTGGCAATTGTGGTCCTTACGATTGCTGCTTATATTCAAGTGGTGAAATTCGATTTTGTCACCTTCGATGACCCGGTTTACGTGACTCGCAACACCTCAATCCAGTCGGGATTGAGTTGGAAAAGTATCAAGTATGCATTTACTTCCGGAGATGACGGAAGCTATTTGCCCCTGGTTTGGCTATCTCACGCGACCTGTTTCTCGGTATTCAAGATGTGGGCCGGAGGTCACCATTTGGTGAGCCTGCTGCTTCATGTGGCGAATAGCATTCTCCTATTCGGGTTTTTGAGGCGGCTTACGAAGTCGCAATGGCCTAGTGCGGGTGTGGCATTTCTATTTGCCCTTCATCCTCTGCACGTTGAGAGTGTGGCTTGGGTATCCGAGCGCAAGGATGTGCTCAGTACCTTTTTTTGGATCCTGACTTCTTGGGCCTACCTGCGTTATACGGACCATGCCAACTGGAGGCGATATGGTTTAGTGTTGATTCTATTTGTGCTTGGGCTGCTCTCCAAAAGCATGCTGGTTACCCTTCCACTGACCTTGTTGCTATTTGATGCCTGGCCTCTTGGCCGGATTGAATGGGCGGGTTTTAGGCCCATAATGAAATCTAAGGTGTTTTATAAATTGGTTTTAGAAAAAATTCCTCTGATGATTCTCTCTTGCATAACGGCATTGGTTACTTTTGTTATCCAAAGGCGTATTGGGGCCATGGTTGAGTTTGGCGGCTGGTCGCTTCGCGCGAGACTCTTTAACGCTGTTATGACGATTTTCAAATATTTGACCCAAATGGTATGGCCGTGGAATCTGAGCGCCTTTTATCCTATGTCACTGGCGAATATTCCTGCTTGGCGTGTGGCGGGAGTTGTTTCTTTTCTCCTTATCGTTACCCTGATATCCATTTTTCAGTTCCGACGGAGGCCTTACCTCATTGTGGGATGGCTCTGGTACCTAATTACCCTCTTACCCGTTGTAGGTATTGTTCAAGTGGGGGGGCAGGCCCATGCAGATCGTTACACATACATCCCCCTCATTGGTGTGTTTATCATGATCTGTTGGCTGGTGGAAGAATCCATAGAACGTTTGAAGATTCCCAGATTATTGACTTTAGCAACTGGAGCGGCATTCATGGGAACTATGCTCACGCTGACTGCTGCCCAAACGGCTGTATGGCGTGACAATGTAACTCTTTTCAAAAATGCACTAAGCATGGATGTTGACAATCCCGTAGCCTTGATCAATATCGGTGATGAATATCTTAAAAGGGATCAAGTTCAGAACGCATATGCAGCTTACATTAAAGCGCTCAAGTTTTCACCGACGCTCTATCTATCCCATTATAGGGTGGGGTATGCGCTGGATCTCCTTGGGCGCAATGACGATGCTTTATATTACTATAACAATGCAAGCCGTTTAAAACCCGATTTTATGGGCGCTTGCCAAAAACACGGACATCTGTTGACTCGTATGGGGCGGTACGAAGAGGCCGCTCCTTTTGTGGAAAGGATTTTACACCTGCCCGATGTTGGTGGGACGGGGTCAGATCCGGTTAACCCCGTTACTTCTCAAATTGACTGGGCCATGATTTTGAGGTCTCGCGATCATCGACCGGAAGCAATGGCGATTCTCCAGGGTGTGCTGAAGAGGGCTCCGGATTCCTTTGAAGCACGATTAGTGCTCAGTCGCCTTTTGAGTGAGTCTGGCTACCAGATGGAAGCTCTAAAGCAATTGGAGAGCGCTCCTGCGTTAACAGGTCGAGATCCCGAATTGCTCTTCCGCCTGGGGCTGGCATTTCTCAGCATGAAACGTGTTGATGAGGCGGAAAGGGCTTTTAACCACCTTAAGGAAGTTAACCCGCAATCACCCTTGCTTGAGCAAGCCTTTTTGGAGCTGGAAAAGGCAAGGCATCTCAACTGA
- a CDS encoding glycosyltransferase family 2 protein produces the protein MLDGKKIVVVMPAYNAARTLKKTYDEVMSHGIVDLVILVDDSSRDETVLIARSLPSTLVHVHAQNCGYGGNQKSCYRLAIQEGADVVIMVHPDYQYTPKLIPSMASIIAQGLYPCVLGSRVLGGYALRNGMPLWKYVSNRALTFIENVIIGAKLSEYHTGYRAYSSELLKCINLGSCSDDFMFDNQILAQIIWRRYTIAEITCPTKYFAEASSINFRRSVQYGFGCLATALRFRWARLGFPGDPLFPATHVSDGDRQ, from the coding sequence ATGCTTGATGGAAAAAAAATCGTTGTTGTCATGCCGGCCTACAATGCAGCCCGAACCTTAAAAAAAACATATGATGAAGTAATGTCTCATGGAATAGTGGATTTAGTCATCCTTGTTGATGATTCGAGTCGTGATGAGACTGTCCTAATTGCTCGTTCACTTCCGTCAACACTAGTGCATGTTCATGCCCAGAATTGTGGTTATGGTGGCAATCAAAAGTCCTGCTACCGACTGGCAATACAAGAGGGGGCAGATGTTGTTATTATGGTTCATCCAGATTATCAGTACACGCCGAAGCTCATTCCATCCATGGCTTCCATCATCGCTCAAGGCCTCTATCCTTGCGTGCTAGGATCAAGGGTTCTTGGCGGTTATGCTTTGAGGAATGGGATGCCACTTTGGAAATATGTCTCAAACCGGGCTCTGACCTTTATTGAAAATGTAATTATTGGCGCCAAGTTGTCTGAATACCACACGGGATACCGTGCGTACTCGTCCGAATTGTTGAAATGTATTAATTTGGGTTCATGTAGTGATGATTTTATGTTCGATAATCAAATCCTGGCACAGATTATTTGGCGGCGGTATACTATTGCTGAGATTACTTGCCCCACCAAGTATTTCGCAGAGGCTTCCTCCATTAATTTCAGGAGAAGTGTGCAGTATGGGTTCGGATGTTTGGCAACGGCCCTAAGATTCCGGTGGGCTCGCCTGGGTTTCCCGGGGGATCCTTTATTTCCAGCAACCCATGTTTCTGACGGGGACCGTCAATGA
- a CDS encoding type IV pilin protein, whose amino-acid sequence MLLPSNRARGFTLIEVLLVLAILGIISAIAIPSFLGQRRRARVIGDARSNAYVLIMALESRKADLGTYGIAGVYTWKADGSRPSTDLAPTFIPKGSSQMNYSVTVKADGISYDLSVTDPILNDASVLTANQSGAIALNTVYNK is encoded by the coding sequence ATGCTGCTCCCATCCAACCGTGCTCGCGGCTTTACACTTATTGAAGTACTTTTGGTTCTGGCAATTCTCGGGATCATCAGTGCCATTGCGATTCCGAGTTTCCTCGGCCAGCGTCGGCGGGCCCGGGTCATCGGGGATGCTCGAAGTAATGCATATGTGCTGATTATGGCACTGGAGTCTCGGAAAGCTGATCTGGGGACATATGGCATTGCTGGTGTCTATACGTGGAAGGCAGATGGTAGCCGCCCGTCTACTGATTTGGCCCCTACCTTTATCCCTAAAGGTTCCAGCCAGATGAATTATAGTGTGACAGTGAAGGCGGACGGTATTTCCTACGATTTGTCTGTTACGGATCCAATTCTGAACGATGCTTCTGTATTGACTGCAAATCAAAGTGGGGCTATTGCTCTAAACACGGTGTACAATAAATAA
- a CDS encoding type II secretion system F family protein, whose protein sequence is MPAYAWKGKNRMGEVQEGVLVSDSRDAAAATLKRNGIEVVNIRILAAEGGKSFGKVPAKALAIFTRQFSVMIDAGLPLVQCLEILGGQQDHKGFQRIIESVRDDVEKGSTLQTALSKHPKAFNDLYVNMVGAGESGGILDIILQRLSGYIEKAVKLTAKVKGAMTYPIAVITIAITVVVIIMVKVIPVFSAMYEGMGAKLPYPTLICMGISNALINYSWLIVIVVALIVVGLRQYYKTPAGQLQIDGILLKLPILGDVLRKVAVARFCRTLGTLISSGVPILEGMDITARTAGNMVIQNAILKSKDAVEQGRNISAPLSETKVFPPMVVQMVGVGEATGALDAMLAKVADFYEDEVDNAVANLTSLMEPAMIGMLGGIIGFIVVAMYMPIFNMANVMGKD, encoded by the coding sequence ATGCCCGCTTATGCTTGGAAAGGCAAGAATCGAATGGGGGAGGTCCAGGAAGGTGTCCTGGTTTCCGATTCACGTGATGCTGCAGCGGCGACATTGAAACGCAATGGCATTGAAGTCGTGAACATCAGAATCCTGGCCGCGGAAGGGGGGAAATCCTTTGGCAAGGTGCCAGCAAAAGCTCTGGCCATCTTCACGCGGCAGTTCAGTGTAATGATTGATGCTGGCCTACCCCTGGTTCAATGTCTGGAAATCTTAGGCGGGCAGCAGGACCACAAAGGGTTCCAGCGGATCATCGAATCTGTGAGAGATGATGTTGAGAAAGGATCTACCCTTCAGACGGCCCTCTCTAAGCACCCGAAGGCTTTCAACGACCTCTACGTGAACATGGTGGGCGCAGGCGAGTCCGGTGGCATTTTGGATATCATTCTTCAGAGGCTCTCAGGGTATATTGAAAAGGCGGTAAAACTTACAGCCAAGGTCAAGGGAGCCATGACTTACCCAATAGCTGTCATTACTATTGCTATCACGGTTGTGGTTATTATCATGGTAAAGGTAATTCCTGTATTTTCCGCCATGTATGAAGGAATGGGCGCGAAATTGCCATACCCGACCCTCATTTGTATGGGCATTTCCAATGCTCTAATCAACTACAGTTGGCTTATTGTTATCGTGGTTGCTCTCATCGTTGTTGGCCTTCGTCAGTATTACAAAACACCGGCGGGCCAACTTCAGATCGATGGCATTCTTCTGAAACTACCTATCCTTGGCGATGTGCTTCGCAAAGTCGCGGTAGCTCGTTTCTGCCGAACGCTTGGGACTCTGATCAGTTCCGGAGTACCCATTCTTGAAGGCATGGATATTACAGCGCGCACTGCTGGTAATATGGTCATTCAAAATGCAATCCTTAAATCAAAGGACGCAGTGGAACAAGGACGCAATATTAGTGCTCCACTCTCTGAAACCAAGGTGTTTCCTCCCATGGTGGTGCAGATGGTGGGGGTGGGCGAAGCCACCGGCGCCTTGGATGCGATGCTGGCCAAGGTGGCTGATTTCTATGAGGATGAAGTTGATAATGCGGTGGCCAATCTCACAAGCTTGATGGAGCCGGCCATGATTGGAATGTTAGGTGGCATCATTGGCTTTATTGTGGTGGCCATGTACATGCCAATCTTCAACATGGCCAATGTGATGGGGAAGGACTGA
- a CDS encoding type IV pilus twitching motility protein PilT — protein MVEYGGTDLHITTETAPQIRIDGRMVPLKLPPLDAAQTRWLCYGVMTDQQKHRLEEDLEVDFSFGLQGVARFRANVFNQRGATAGVFRTIPEQIRSFDQLGLPPSIQALCDKPRGLVLVTGVTGSGKSTTLAAMVDKINAEEPLHILTIEDPVEYVHKHKRALVNQREIHADTHSFKKALRSALRQDPDVVLVGELRDLETIESALTIAETGHLTFGTLHTNSTVQTINRIIDVFPSHQQPQVRAQLSLVLEGVVCQSLIPKASGKGRALALEIMIPNSAIRNLIREDKIHQIYGTMQAGQQKYGMQTFNQSLADLVMRKEITQEQAFEYSSNTDELRELINRGVGLGSAGGRANTPAQPTSSILGGRNPNIKYT, from the coding sequence ATGGTGGAGTACGGGGGGACGGATCTGCACATCACCACGGAAACGGCCCCCCAGATTCGCATCGACGGCCGCATGGTGCCGCTCAAGCTGCCTCCCCTGGATGCCGCCCAGACGCGCTGGCTCTGCTACGGCGTCATGACCGACCAGCAGAAACACCGCCTGGAAGAGGATCTGGAAGTGGACTTCTCCTTCGGTCTCCAGGGCGTGGCCCGCTTCCGCGCCAATGTGTTCAACCAGCGGGGTGCCACCGCCGGTGTGTTTCGCACGATTCCCGAACAGATCCGCAGCTTCGACCAGCTGGGCCTGCCGCCCTCCATCCAGGCCCTCTGCGACAAGCCCCGAGGCCTGGTGCTGGTCACGGGGGTGACGGGGTCAGGCAAGTCCACCACCCTGGCGGCCATGGTGGACAAGATCAATGCAGAGGAACCGCTTCACATCCTCACCATTGAAGATCCGGTGGAATACGTCCACAAGCACAAGCGGGCTCTGGTGAATCAGCGGGAGATCCACGCAGATACCCACAGCTTCAAGAAGGCCCTGCGATCGGCCCTTCGCCAGGATCCCGATGTGGTGCTGGTGGGTGAGCTGCGCGATCTGGAGACCATCGAATCAGCCCTGACGATCGCCGAAACTGGCCACCTCACCTTCGGCACGCTGCACACCAACAGCACCGTGCAGACCATCAACCGCATCATCGACGTGTTCCCCAGCCACCAGCAACCTCAAGTCCGAGCCCAGCTTTCCCTGGTGCTGGAAGGGGTCGTCTGCCAAAGCCTCATTCCCAAGGCCAGTGGCAAAGGCCGGGCTTTGGCCCTGGAAATCATGATCCCCAACTCGGCCATCCGGAACCTCATTCGCGAGGATAAGATCCACCAGATCTACGGCACCATGCAGGCCGGCCAACAAAAATACGGCATGCAGACCTTCAACCAGAGCCTCGCAGATCTGGTCATGCGCAAGGAGATCACCCAAGAGCAGGCCTTCGAATACTCATCCAATACCGATGAGTTGCGTGAACTCATCAACCGGGGCGTTGGCCTCGGATCCGCAGGGGGGCGAGCAAATACGCCCGCTCAACCCACCAGTTCCATCCTGGGTGGGCGAAATCCCAACATCAAATACACCTAG
- a CDS encoding GspE/PulE family protein has product MVSKLGEMLVKAQLITEAQLDEVMKIQRREGGKLGSIVARSGFCSDQDIVSFLGMQYGVPAADLEQWPPIDSSVIALIPRDLAQRHKVLPLQRTGNVLTLAMSDPTDIFAMDDVRFHTGYNVDPVVSSEMGLARAVEKYYGGNSAVRLADGTASPRSAQTSHGGGGGPMATGTSSMEAALPFNEEDEHFDLSELEQELDADAEFDAADDDEDSVNVGNLKRGSEDAPVVKLVNMVLIDAIKRGASDIHIEPYEKNYRIRFRIDGILMEVMRPNLKLKDPLTSRVKILAKLNIAERRLPQDGRIKLRVNMAGRQKVIDYRVSILPTLFGEKIVLRLLDSDKLMLDLTKLGFEPESLERWDRQISKPYGMVLVTGPTGSGKTNTLYSSIAKLNTVDTNIMTAEDPVEFNFPGINQVQMKEQIGLNFAAALRSFLRQDPNIILVGEIRDFETAEIAIKASLTGHLVLSTLHTNDAPSTINRLMNMGVEPFLVATSVNIICAQRLVRRLCASCKAVDTHHQPEEALYKVGFTPEEVAAGITFYKPVGCETCNKRGYKGRVGLYEVLEMSETLKDMILTGASAIEIREQGQKEGMITLRRSGCRKVLDGVTTIEEIIRETVL; this is encoded by the coding sequence GTGGTCAGCAAGCTCGGGGAAATGCTCGTCAAGGCCCAACTCATCACCGAAGCCCAGCTGGACGAGGTGATGAAAATCCAGCGGAGAGAAGGCGGAAAGCTCGGAAGCATCGTGGCCCGGTCCGGTTTCTGCTCGGATCAGGACATCGTGAGCTTCCTTGGCATGCAGTACGGCGTTCCGGCAGCTGATTTGGAACAATGGCCTCCCATCGATTCCAGTGTCATCGCTCTGATCCCCAGGGATCTCGCCCAGCGCCACAAGGTTCTGCCCCTCCAGCGCACTGGCAATGTCTTGACCCTGGCCATGTCCGATCCCACGGACATCTTCGCCATGGATGACGTGAGGTTCCACACGGGCTACAACGTGGATCCCGTCGTGTCGAGCGAGATGGGCCTGGCTCGGGCCGTGGAGAAATACTATGGCGGCAACAGCGCCGTGCGCCTGGCCGACGGCACTGCCAGCCCGCGTAGCGCACAAACCAGCCACGGAGGGGGGGGCGGACCCATGGCTACTGGGACCAGCTCCATGGAAGCCGCCCTGCCTTTCAATGAAGAAGACGAGCATTTCGACCTGTCCGAACTGGAGCAGGAGTTGGATGCGGATGCCGAATTCGACGCCGCGGACGATGATGAAGACAGCGTCAATGTCGGCAACCTCAAGCGGGGCAGCGAGGACGCCCCGGTGGTGAAGCTCGTGAACATGGTGCTCATCGACGCCATCAAGCGGGGCGCCTCGGACATCCACATCGAGCCCTACGAGAAGAACTACCGCATCCGGTTCCGCATCGACGGCATCCTCATGGAGGTCATGCGGCCCAACCTGAAGTTGAAGGATCCGCTGACCTCCCGTGTGAAGATCCTGGCCAAGCTCAACATCGCCGAGCGGCGCTTGCCCCAGGACGGTCGCATCAAGCTGCGCGTCAACATGGCTGGTCGGCAGAAGGTCATCGACTACCGTGTCAGCATCCTGCCCACCCTTTTCGGCGAAAAGATCGTGCTGCGGCTGCTGGACAGCGACAAGCTCATGCTCGACCTCACCAAGCTGGGCTTCGAACCCGAGAGCCTCGAGCGCTGGGACCGCCAGATCTCCAAGCCCTACGGCATGGTGCTGGTGACGGGCCCGACGGGTTCGGGCAAGACGAACACGTTGTATTCCTCCATCGCCAAGCTGAACACGGTGGACACCAACATCATGACGGCCGAGGATCCGGTCGAGTTCAACTTCCCCGGCATCAACCAGGTGCAGATGAAGGAGCAGATCGGCCTCAATTTCGCCGCGGCGCTGCGCTCCTTTCTGCGACAAGATCCCAACATCATCCTGGTGGGCGAGATCCGGGACTTCGAGACGGCCGAGATCGCCATCAAGGCTTCACTCACGGGCCACCTGGTGCTCTCGACCCTGCACACCAACGACGCTCCCAGCACCATCAACCGCCTCATGAACATGGGCGTGGAACCCTTCCTGGTGGCCACCTCGGTGAACATCATCTGCGCCCAGCGTCTGGTGCGAAGGCTCTGCGCCAGCTGCAAGGCTGTGGATACTCATCACCAGCCGGAGGAGGCCCTCTACAAGGTGGGCTTCACGCCTGAGGAGGTTGCGGCCGGCATCACCTTCTACAAGCCCGTGGGCTGCGAGACCTGCAACAAGCGTGGCTACAAAGGTCGTGTGGGGCTCTATGAGGTGCTGGAGATGTCGGAGACCCTCAAGGACATGATCCTCACCGGCGCCTCGGCCATTGAGATTCGGGAGCAGGGGCAGAAGGAGGGCATGATCACCCTCCGCCGTTCAGGCTGCCGCAAGGTGCTGGATGGTGTCACCACCATCGAAGAAATCATCCGCGAGACGGTTCTCTAA
- a CDS encoding GGDEF domain-containing protein — protein MPRIHWLDVHPSVAGENLRAAFLKWGFDLAPGPGPGSIVLVAEHPDARLVPAEGTEILWWVEQADPEEVSAVLNLRPGWVLLQDRPLEAAREALQHIRQRDLGSEGWLRQMMHLASMDDLLRLVLGRAVRLSGAQGGAIWLRKDDTFYQRAGDGIFPEAPLPRQEAAELVRRGEAFLLAPSEQLGILRLAEPKEMSELFLHGFDDMEPLLLNAWRLEESRALSFKDDLTVAQNRRCLEAELPQSVRSAATKSEPLALLFIDVDDLKRVNTHHGHPAGSLLLETVARTAQRLCRAHDRLYRYGGDEFCILMPGTTSTGALKLGERLLQTVREQPLMFGEESLQVSLSAGVAAFPEHADGAGHLIEQADHALLRAKREGKGRVIVAG, from the coding sequence ATGCCCCGCATTCACTGGCTGGACGTCCACCCCTCCGTCGCGGGGGAAAACCTGCGTGCAGCCTTCCTGAAGTGGGGCTTCGACCTCGCCCCAGGCCCCGGACCCGGCTCCATCGTGCTGGTGGCCGAACACCCGGATGCTCGGCTGGTGCCCGCCGAAGGCACGGAAATCCTTTGGTGGGTGGAGCAGGCGGATCCCGAAGAAGTGAGCGCGGTATTGAATCTCCGCCCGGGCTGGGTGCTGCTGCAGGATCGGCCCCTCGAGGCCGCCCGCGAGGCCCTGCAGCACATCCGCCAGCGCGATCTGGGCAGCGAGGGTTGGCTGCGCCAGATGATGCACTTGGCCTCCATGGATGATCTGTTGCGGCTGGTGCTGGGCCGCGCCGTGCGGCTCTCCGGTGCCCAGGGTGGCGCCATCTGGCTGCGCAAGGACGATACGTTCTACCAACGGGCCGGCGATGGCATCTTCCCGGAAGCCCCCCTGCCCCGCCAGGAAGCGGCCGAACTGGTGCGACGGGGCGAAGCCTTCCTGCTGGCCCCCTCGGAACAGCTTGGCATCCTGCGGCTGGCAGAGCCCAAGGAGATGTCGGAGCTGTTCCTCCACGGCTTCGACGACATGGAACCGCTGCTGCTCAACGCCTGGCGCCTGGAGGAAAGCCGCGCCCTGTCCTTCAAAGACGATCTCACGGTGGCCCAGAACCGGCGCTGCCTGGAGGCGGAACTGCCCCAGTCTGTGCGTTCCGCCGCCACCAAGTCCGAGCCCCTGGCCCTCCTCTTCATCGACGTGGACGATCTGAAGCGCGTCAACACCCACCATGGCCACCCCGCCGGCAGCCTGTTGCTGGAAACCGTGGCCCGCACCGCCCAGCGGCTCTGCCGCGCCCATGATCGCCTCTACCGCTATGGAGGCGACGAGTTCTGCATCCTCATGCCCGGCACCACCTCCACGGGTGCCCTCAAGCTGGGCGAGCGCCTGCTCCAAACCGTCCGGGAGCAGCCCCTGATGTTCGGAGAAGAATCCCTCCAGGTATCCCTCAGCGCCGGGGTGGCGGCCTTCCCGGAACACGCGGATGGCGCGGGACACCTCATCGAACAGGCCGACCACGCCCTGCTGCGGGCCAAGCGCGAAGGCAAGGGCCGCGTGATCGTCGCGGGTTGA
- the dnaJ gene encoding molecular chaperone DnaJ, whose amino-acid sequence MMKRDYYEVLGVSKEAGADELKKAYRKLAMELHPDRNPGNKEAEEKFKEAAEAYSVLSDAEKRKVYDQFGHAGLGGAGGGGQQFQFDPNQFADFEDILGSFFGGGLFGDLFGGGGRRRANGEERGSDLQYNLKLSFQDAIFGKEAVELSIPRLEACETCHGSGCEAGTRAETCPQCRGAGQVAVRQGFFQMLAQCPRCEGRGRIIPKPCRSCHGEGRVHKKAKVSFKVPAGVDRGTRLRLQNQGEAGRSGGRTGDLYVVFDVEPDARYERDGSDLHRRLEVHWPLLVTGGTLEVETPYGSDKVKLAPGTPADHVVKLVNAGVPRLQSSGRGDLYLHLRVAVPKSLTAEQKELVEQLRRSLEGETAEGEEEGFLAKVFGSEKAKKKKRK is encoded by the coding sequence ATGATGAAACGCGACTACTACGAAGTGCTCGGTGTCTCCAAGGAGGCCGGGGCGGATGAACTGAAGAAGGCCTACCGCAAGCTGGCCATGGAACTGCACCCCGACCGCAATCCGGGCAACAAGGAGGCGGAGGAGAAGTTCAAAGAGGCGGCCGAGGCCTACAGCGTGCTGTCGGACGCCGAGAAGCGGAAGGTCTACGATCAGTTCGGCCATGCGGGGCTGGGCGGCGCCGGTGGCGGCGGCCAGCAGTTCCAGTTCGATCCGAACCAGTTCGCGGATTTCGAGGACATCCTGGGCAGCTTCTTCGGAGGGGGCCTCTTCGGGGATCTCTTCGGCGGTGGCGGCCGGCGCCGTGCCAATGGCGAGGAGCGGGGCTCGGATCTGCAGTACAACCTGAAGCTCAGCTTCCAGGACGCCATCTTCGGCAAGGAGGCGGTGGAGCTCTCCATTCCCCGGCTCGAAGCCTGCGAGACCTGCCACGGCTCCGGCTGCGAGGCGGGGACGCGGGCGGAAACATGCCCCCAGTGCCGGGGCGCGGGCCAGGTGGCCGTGCGCCAGGGGTTCTTCCAGATGCTGGCCCAGTGCCCGCGCTGCGAAGGGCGCGGTCGCATCATTCCCAAGCCCTGCCGCAGCTGCCACGGCGAGGGGCGGGTTCACAAGAAGGCCAAGGTCAGCTTCAAGGTCCCTGCCGGCGTGGACCGTGGCACCCGGTTGCGGTTGCAGAACCAGGGTGAGGCGGGCCGCTCCGGCGGGCGCACCGGTGACTTGTATGTGGTGTTCGACGTGGAACCCGATGCGCGCTATGAGCGGGACGGCAGCGATCTGCACCGCCGCCTCGAGGTGCACTGGCCCCTGCTGGTGACCGGCGGCACCCTTGAAGTGGAGACGCCCTACGGCTCAGACAAAGTGAAGCTGGCCCCGGGCACCCCCGCCGACCACGTGGTGAAGCTGGTGAACGCGGGCGTCCCGCGTCTGCAGAGCAGCGGCCGCGGTGACCTCTACCTCCACCTCCGGGTGGCGGTGCCGAAGTCCCTCACGGCGGAGCAGAAAGAACTGGTGGAACAGCTGCGCCGCAGTCTGGAAGGCGAGACCGCCGAAGGCGAGGAAGAAGGGTTCCTGGCCAAGGTGTTCGGTTCCGAAAAGGCCAAGAAGAAAAAGCGGAAGTAG